A window of the Rickettsia felis URRWXCal2 genome harbors these coding sequences:
- the trmU gene encoding tRNA (5-methylaminomethyl-2-thiouridylate)-methyltransferase has product MINLGDKQSTIVVAMSGGVDSSAVAAMLHEQGHNVIGITLQLYDHGMAVGKKNACCAGQDIYDAKMVANKLGIPHYVLDYESKFKESVIDNFVDSYLQGETPLPCVQCNKSVKFRDLIKTARELGAAQLATGHYVRKVNGDNGAELHTGLDPAKDQSYFLFTTTKEQLEYLSFPLGGLTKDETRRLASKFGLEVADKPDSQDICFVPDGNYKSVINKIRPGASESGKIIHVNGFELGEHSGIINYTIGQRRGLGIAYNEPLYVVKIDPKDNIVYVGPESALHVQEFIIKNINWLADEIKDNEKLEVEVKIRSTRPPRLAEISKLDDDKMKVKFLSEEKAVAPGQACVIYAGERVLGGGWITRDIR; this is encoded by the coding sequence ATGATTAATTTAGGGGATAAGCAGTCTACTATAGTTGTCGCGATGTCAGGCGGGGTTGATAGTTCGGCGGTTGCCGCAATGTTGCATGAACAGGGACATAATGTTATAGGTATTACCTTGCAGCTATATGATCACGGTATGGCAGTAGGGAAAAAAAATGCCTGTTGTGCCGGTCAGGATATTTACGATGCTAAAATGGTAGCAAATAAGCTAGGTATTCCCCATTACGTACTTGATTATGAGAGTAAGTTTAAAGAGTCGGTAATAGATAATTTCGTCGATAGCTATTTACAAGGTGAAACCCCGCTGCCATGTGTGCAATGTAATAAGTCGGTGAAGTTTAGAGATCTAATTAAAACGGCTAGGGAACTTGGAGCAGCTCAGCTTGCTACCGGTCATTATGTACGAAAAGTAAATGGCGATAACGGAGCGGAGTTACATACGGGACTTGATCCGGCAAAAGATCAAAGTTATTTTTTATTTACGACAACTAAAGAGCAGCTCGAATATTTAAGCTTCCCTCTTGGAGGGCTTACTAAGGATGAAACACGTAGGCTTGCTAGTAAATTTGGGCTTGAGGTAGCAGATAAGCCCGACAGCCAAGACATTTGCTTCGTACCTGATGGAAATTATAAGAGTGTAATAAATAAAATACGTCCGGGAGCAAGCGAAAGCGGCAAAATTATTCATGTAAACGGGTTTGAGCTAGGAGAGCATAGCGGTATAATTAATTATACTATAGGGCAACGTCGTGGCCTTGGTATAGCTTATAACGAGCCTTTATATGTAGTAAAGATTGATCCTAAGGACAATATAGTATATGTAGGACCGGAGTCTGCATTACATGTGCAGGAGTTTATAATTAAAAACATAAACTGGCTTGCAGATGAGATTAAAGATAATGAAAAGCTAGAAGTAGAAGTTAAAATTCGTTCGACAAGACCGCCTCGTCTAGCCGAAATAAGCAAACTCGACGATGATAAAATGAAAGTAAAATTTTTATCCGAAGAAAAAGCCGTTGCCCCTGGGCAAGCATGCGTTATTTATGCTGGCGAAAGAGTACTCGGCGGCGGGTGGATTACTAGAGATATAAGGTAA
- the atrC1 gene encoding Cationic amino acid transporter-1: MSFLRKKSFESVKEIGSSSGLSKTLGAFDLILLGLGAMIGTGVFVVTGIIAAKYSGPAVMVSYAIAGITCIFVALVYTELAAMLPTSGSIYTYSYVAFGEVFAWMIGSVIILELGVAAGIVAAGWSGYVQGILAAGGIHLPMELTTVSTNGGIINLPAFLISVFIGFILYLGTKDSKRLNAILVFIKMAAIFVFVLAAAPHFDATNWSNFMPFGFSNVLVGASILFLAFTGFGTIATAAEECKNPKRDIMIGIIGSLVLTTIVYVTMAGLVTGIAPFDQLNNDQPLAYALTINNSKIGSAIVATGAVCGMMTVLMMNIYGTSRIFYAIARDGLLPKSFAKLHPKYDSPYITIIIFASLAAILGGFCSTELLTQLTSMGALIDYITVTIIVVLFRIRLPEAQRPFRCPLVFIIVPFILIACAYLLFIQIYDGEFNLLTAGRALIYWFITIFVLYIIRSFFMKKEQN, encoded by the coding sequence ATGAGTTTTTTAAGGAAGAAAAGTTTTGAATCAGTAAAAGAGATAGGTAGCTCAAGCGGTCTTAGCAAGACGCTTGGAGCATTCGATTTAATATTACTGGGTCTTGGTGCAATGATTGGTACCGGCGTATTCGTTGTTACCGGTATAATTGCTGCTAAATATTCAGGACCTGCAGTAATGGTATCTTATGCAATTGCCGGTATTACCTGTATTTTCGTAGCACTTGTTTATACCGAACTTGCTGCAATGCTTCCAACTTCCGGAAGTATTTATACTTACTCTTATGTTGCATTTGGTGAAGTATTTGCTTGGATGATCGGTAGCGTTATAATATTAGAACTCGGTGTTGCTGCAGGAATAGTAGCTGCAGGCTGGTCGGGTTACGTACAAGGAATACTTGCGGCAGGTGGAATTCATTTGCCGATGGAATTAACTACGGTGTCGACAAATGGCGGTATAATAAATTTACCAGCTTTTTTAATTTCAGTATTTATTGGATTTATTTTATATTTAGGGACTAAAGATAGTAAGCGGTTAAATGCAATTTTAGTTTTCATAAAAATGGCTGCAATATTTGTATTTGTACTCGCTGCTGCTCCTCATTTCGATGCTACTAACTGGAGCAATTTTATGCCTTTCGGTTTTAGCAATGTTTTAGTAGGTGCATCTATTTTATTCCTAGCTTTTACAGGTTTTGGAACGATTGCAACTGCAGCTGAAGAATGTAAAAATCCAAAGCGTGATATAATGATTGGTATTATCGGCTCGCTTGTTTTAACTACTATAGTTTATGTAACAATGGCAGGGCTTGTGACCGGTATTGCACCTTTTGATCAGTTAAATAACGATCAACCACTTGCTTATGCTTTAACTATCAATAATAGCAAGATTGGCTCTGCTATTGTTGCAACTGGTGCGGTTTGTGGTATGATGACGGTGTTGATGATGAATATTTACGGTACTTCTCGTATTTTTTATGCTATTGCACGTGACGGTTTACTACCGAAAAGTTTTGCAAAATTGCACCCAAAATATGATAGCCCGTATATTACGATTATAATATTTGCTTCTTTAGCTGCTATCCTTGGAGGATTTTGCTCTACGGAATTATTAACTCAATTAACTTCAATGGGAGCATTAATTGATTATATAACCGTCACAATAATAGTGGTATTATTTAGGATAAGATTACCTGAAGCACAAAGACCTTTTAGATGTCCTTTAGTATTTATTATTGTACCGTTTATTTTAATTGCTTGTGCATACTTACTATTTATTCAAATATATGACGGTGAATTTAATCTATTAACTGCAGGTCGTGCATTAATATATTGGTTTATTACAATATTTGTTTTATATATTATAAGATCGTTCTTTATGAAAAAAGAGCAAAATTAG
- the hisS gene encoding Histidyl-tRNA synthetase: protein MTEKLQPLRGMKDLLPDDYKVHDYIINKARDVGVLYGYKQMSIPILEYTKVFNRSMGESSDVISKEIYSFLDKSNESVALRPEFTAGIIRSFISNGLQHKLPLKFFSTGPVFRYDRPQAGRQRQFHQLNYEYIGAKGAITDAETLKLAVDILKALEIEQDTILELNSLGCSESRSVYQQKLVEYLNDFKDQLSEESKIRLTKNPMRILDSKSEIDQKIIAAAPILSEYYTDESKEYFEELIKYLDILGVKYVINPRLVRGLDYYCHTAFEFTTKKLGSQSTILAGGRYDGLAKIMGNNDDVPAIGFAAGIERIALMREYNISEVKPVFVLPIGENNICYALEIVDKLRLQNISTIIDPVGKIAKRIQRVLNENAKFIIFIGDEEQANNSLKLKDLEKKEEYIVDFAKVLELLKKY, encoded by the coding sequence ATGACTGAAAAGCTGCAACCACTCCGAGGAATGAAAGATCTTTTGCCGGATGATTATAAAGTTCACGACTATATAATTAACAAAGCAAGGGATGTTGGGGTATTGTACGGCTATAAGCAAATGAGTATCCCAATACTTGAGTATACCAAAGTCTTTAACCGCTCTATGGGCGAAAGTTCTGACGTAATCAGTAAAGAAATCTACAGTTTTTTAGATAAAAGCAATGAATCCGTAGCTCTTAGACCTGAATTTACGGCAGGTATTATAAGAAGTTTCATCTCAAACGGCTTACAACATAAATTGCCCTTAAAGTTTTTCTCTACCGGTCCTGTTTTTCGTTATGATAGACCGCAAGCAGGGCGTCAACGTCAATTCCACCAACTAAATTACGAGTATATCGGTGCTAAAGGAGCTATTACCGATGCCGAAACTTTGAAGTTAGCCGTTGATATATTAAAAGCACTTGAAATAGAGCAGGATACTATCTTAGAGCTGAATTCTCTTGGATGTAGTGAATCAAGAAGCGTTTATCAGCAAAAACTGGTAGAATATCTAAATGATTTTAAAGATCAATTATCGGAAGAAAGCAAAATAAGGCTGACCAAAAACCCAATGCGGATTCTTGATTCTAAAAGCGAAATTGATCAAAAAATAATAGCTGCTGCTCCGATTTTATCTGAATATTATACTGATGAGTCCAAAGAATATTTTGAAGAGTTAATAAAGTATCTAGATATTTTAGGCGTGAAATATGTCATAAATCCTCGTTTAGTTCGAGGGCTTGATTACTATTGCCATACTGCTTTTGAATTCACTACGAAAAAGCTAGGGAGCCAATCTACTATTTTGGCCGGCGGACGTTATGACGGGCTTGCTAAAATTATGGGTAATAATGATGATGTACCGGCTATCGGTTTTGCTGCCGGTATCGAGAGAATTGCTTTAATGCGGGAATATAATATATCTGAAGTTAAGCCGGTATTTGTATTACCTATAGGCGAAAATAATATTTGCTATGCTTTAGAAATTGTAGATAAATTACGCTTACAAAATATTTCTACTATTATAGATCCCGTAGGTAAAATAGCTAAAAGAATACAACGCGTTCTTAATGAAAATGCTAAATTTATTATTTTCATAGGTGACGAAGAACAAGCAAATAATAGCCTCAAACTTAAAGATTTAGAAAAAAAAGAAGAATATATAGTAGATTTTGCAAAAGTTCTTGAGTTGTTGAAGAAATATTAA
- a CDS encoding ABC transporter ATP-binding protein, with amino-acid sequence MIIINDLAMSYGARILFTDVSLHIKNNKRYGLVGANGAGKTTFFKVLTKEEEPAFGDIINIPKNSKVGCLKQDQFLYENTKIIDTVIAGNKELWKALQEKEEILNRQECSDEDGYKLGELEQIIYDNDGYTAEIFAASLLVGLGIAEKYHYEPLSALSRGYKLRVLLAQSLFNNPDILLLDEPTNHLDIISIYWLENYLKNSFKGILIFISHDLAFLNNVATDILDIDYGEIKLYTDNYDNFV; translated from the coding sequence ATGATTATTATAAACGATTTAGCCATGAGTTATGGTGCAAGAATACTATTTACCGATGTAAGTTTGCATATTAAAAATAATAAAAGATATGGTTTAGTAGGTGCTAACGGAGCAGGTAAAACAACTTTTTTCAAAGTTTTAACTAAGGAAGAAGAGCCGGCTTTCGGCGATATTATTAACATACCTAAAAACTCTAAAGTAGGTTGTTTAAAACAAGATCAATTTCTTTATGAAAATACTAAAATTATAGATACGGTAATAGCAGGGAATAAGGAGCTATGGAAAGCTTTACAGGAAAAAGAAGAGATATTAAATAGACAAGAATGTAGCGATGAAGATGGGTATAAGCTTGGTGAGCTTGAACAAATAATATACGACAATGATGGTTATACCGCTGAAATTTTTGCAGCTAGTTTACTTGTAGGTCTTGGAATAGCCGAAAAATATCATTACGAACCGCTTTCTGCGTTATCAAGAGGTTATAAGCTTCGTGTTTTACTTGCACAAAGTCTATTTAATAATCCGGATATTTTACTACTCGATGAACCTACAAATCACTTAGATATTATTTCAATATATTGGCTTGAGAATTATTTAAAAAATTCTTTTAAGGGAATATTAATTTTTATATCGCATGATTTAGCTTTTTTAAATAATGTTGCAACGGATATTTTGGACATAGATTATGGAGAAATAAAACTATATACAGATAATTATGATAATTTTGTTTAG
- a CDS encoding ABC transporter ATP-binding protein, protein MQAWVDKFRAGTRARQSTFREKQLEKIELPDIQKSSRISPLFRFKQLRNSGKLVLKIDQITKDFENKQILNKVSFSVSRGEKIIIIGANGIGKSTLLKILMNKISADQGSHEWGYESQISYFAQDHHELLNENISIIDWLKKQSEKETENTIRNTLGQVLFRSDEVIKNILSLSGGEGARLLLAKMMLEKSNILVLDEPTNHLDIESREALKKALIDFEGTVILVTHDRDFAKSIATRIIALSHRKNIVDFKGKYDDYIEKYGNDYLSSAIKLS, encoded by the coding sequence ATGCAGGCTTGGGTTGATAAATTTAGAGCCGGAACAAGAGCAAGGCAAAGTACCTTTAGAGAAAAGCAGCTAGAGAAAATAGAATTACCGGATATACAGAAATCTTCAAGAATTAGTCCGTTATTTAGATTTAAACAACTAAGAAATTCAGGAAAATTAGTATTAAAAATCGATCAAATAACTAAAGATTTTGAGAATAAGCAAATATTAAATAAAGTGAGCTTTAGTGTATCACGAGGTGAGAAAATTATTATTATCGGTGCAAACGGTATTGGTAAATCTACTTTGTTAAAAATCTTAATGAATAAAATATCAGCAGATCAAGGTAGCCATGAGTGGGGATATGAATCACAAATATCTTATTTCGCTCAAGACCATCATGAGCTACTTAATGAAAATATTAGTATTATTGATTGGCTCAAAAAGCAATCCGAAAAGGAAACGGAAAATACTATTAGAAATACGCTCGGACAAGTATTATTCCGTAGTGATGAAGTAATTAAAAATATTTTAAGTTTAAGCGGCGGTGAGGGTGCAAGGTTATTACTTGCTAAAATGATGCTAGAAAAAAGCAATATTTTGGTTCTTGATGAACCGACAAACCATCTTGATATAGAGTCAAGAGAAGCCCTTAAAAAAGCTTTAATTGATTTTGAGGGTACGGTAATATTAGTAACGCACGATCGTGATTTTGCAAAATCAATAGCAACAAGAATTATTGCTCTTTCCCATAGGAAAAATATTGTTGATTTTAAAGGTAAATATGATGATTATATTGAGAAATACGGTAATGATTATTTAAGTTCTGCTATTAAATTATCCTAA
- the tolQ gene encoding TolQ protein: MSTDINNISDSLEIVTQDHLSIFSLISSSDIIGKSVMLMLLIASIWSWAIILDKIFKLAQVQRRMKNFENVFWSGGVLEQLYESIKRSVNNPLALIFVSAMDECKSLNTKGLSDALKNNHKERITGAMYLAQNREVEKLEKNLSFLATVGSSAPFVGLFGTVWGIMHSFQSIATSKNTSLAVVAPGIAEALLATAIGLFAAIPAVIFYNYLISRITLINNKIEDFSSELNSILSKAIDQEKM, from the coding sequence ATGAGTACGGATATTAATAATATTAGCGATAGCTTAGAAATTGTTACGCAAGATCATTTATCGATTTTTTCTTTAATAAGTTCATCCGACATTATCGGTAAATCGGTTATGTTGATGCTGCTTATTGCTTCCATTTGGTCGTGGGCTATTATTTTGGATAAAATATTTAAGCTAGCACAAGTGCAGCGAAGAATGAAAAATTTTGAAAATGTGTTTTGGTCCGGTGGAGTATTAGAGCAATTATATGAAAGCATAAAGAGGTCGGTTAATAATCCGCTAGCTTTGATATTTGTCTCGGCTATGGATGAGTGTAAGAGTTTAAATACTAAAGGGCTTTCTGATGCGTTAAAAAACAACCATAAAGAGCGTATAACGGGTGCAATGTACTTAGCTCAAAATAGGGAAGTCGAAAAGCTTGAGAAGAATTTAAGCTTCCTGGCAACCGTTGGGTCAAGTGCTCCTTTCGTAGGTTTATTCGGCACTGTTTGGGGAATTATGCACAGCTTCCAATCGATTGCTACTTCAAAAAATACTTCTCTTGCCGTAGTAGCTCCCGGAATTGCTGAGGCGTTACTTGCAACTGCAATAGGCTTGTTTGCAGCTATTCCGGCAGTAATTTTTTATAACTATCTTATTTCCCGTATTACTCTTATAAATAATAAGATTGAAGATTTTAGTAGCGAGTTAAATTCTATACTTTCTAAGGCAATTGATCAGGAGAAAATGTAA
- the tolR gene encoding TolR protein has protein sequence MAIKLAGSNRKSKRAVVSEISVTPLVDVMLVLLIIFMITSPMLVSGVNVDLPETNSSPISGQDEPLVVTINNKGEIFLLETPIERTHLTDKLANITKEKKDARIFVRGDRNVSYGQVVEIVAEIHAAGFSRIALISNIKNNEK, from the coding sequence ATGGCTATAAAGCTTGCCGGAAGTAATAGAAAAAGTAAAAGAGCGGTAGTTAGTGAAATTAGTGTTACTCCGCTCGTTGATGTGATGCTTGTTCTATTAATTATTTTCATGATTACTTCTCCAATGCTTGTTTCAGGAGTAAATGTGGATTTACCTGAGACAAATTCAAGTCCGATTTCAGGGCAGGATGAACCGCTAGTCGTTACTATCAATAATAAAGGTGAAATTTTCCTGCTTGAAACTCCTATAGAGAGAACACATTTAACCGACAAGCTTGCAAATATCACTAAAGAAAAAAAGGATGCTAGAATTTTTGTAAGAGGCGATAGGAATGTCTCTTATGGGCAGGTGGTAGAGATAGTTGCCGAAATTCATGCTGCCGGCTTTTCTCGTATAGCTCTTATTTCAAATATTAAAAATAATGAAAAGTAA